The Hippocampus zosterae strain Florida chromosome 20, ASM2543408v3, whole genome shotgun sequence genome contains a region encoding:
- the zcchc2 gene encoding zinc finger CCHC domain-containing protein 2 isoform X2, producing MPKMKLRMKTGEEGGNETTEEDALAPTERQHIPSVVFSPTSMSNSLECSPNACVNPARLDKETVFEWFGLHLNPAKRIEFMCGLMHMCQPLELRFLGSYLEDLARKDYHVLRDFELRANTPHELGILTDLIDPVVRSKLLVCLSLLGSDSRECAGILFRILSHVDPSLFCKKYDYSLPSFRDPQHHSLHSDMNACKQTCGVSTTEISPGPLDQLALLFSMASLHPAFHFHQRETLRTQLDKIELAIEEERRRLHRNAPTTDLPSQKVDYLPSSSLGLGECADSHAPCQSRRSRRRAIQREAVHIEAIVLKCISQTKIDKEYNFEVKWSDSSSSKVTKTHLELENFLFKLPKDQCTESFEKSLLRLLSQGHHYESRENEKSLREKFLAAPPIFRQTRKVCMFFNCESAYSTKPSSCRCIDSYSQGHKKKHGPKSQSLSSAKGPQGDSRRGPHVAELSGPSERRKRGFIPRSMPEPEQDTEKRSHAGAKTKSRVMPTDRGTQKGSSYVTNGNLPPTHLPQKKGLVAVAGYGLDTFGETSSESYSSPSSPQHRGAETLDSDEDNNKDTDSHSDDSYKVPGPGMFFTHQSDPSAVGSAMSVHPLPPNIHAPQMDLTGPENSLPFPPLSFMHPLPDVLPNGASDPPLTGPPLPSILADGKPTSGPLLMSMPTVLPVMQSQGEPDKRDVAFGVSSMGFQPGLQPLVQRFKTALPHNQGGHDGSSGSTSTPVASQSAQQAPVRPAGAAASGLALYPSSLPCTDPATLSSGLTRSLPLGEAAHAKHPGLSLPSALPSPYALQPGGAPAAIGLVASPGHVQAGAPADVPTHTPGPAPSPSPALAHSTALSDCLSYSNASASCGSGCDNPIALQQSQQQQVPPQPPAPLPPPPPPPPPQQQQHLMGCGTCGCHNNCGSRGSGNSMSGCQAPLFFPNHQMAAAVRQVFSVPPPLFQLTSLCINSYLTQGQPTHQANGAATLPPFYLSAPPPGHHSAYGHLHSHPHSHTDVPSHMLSTQVVAAAAAASYNLQQQMTPGASFQRIYQHVYPNPLGMLQAASLGAGGLNKKNGSVSCCNCGVSGHYAQECNQPSIDSTQQGGFRLKYAASHVAETLDGTD from the exons ATGCCGAAGATGAAACTGCGGATGAAAACGGGCGAGGAAGGTGGCAACGAAACGACGGAGGAAGATGCATTGGCTCCGACGGAACGCCAGCATATCCCCAGCGTGGTCTTCTCCCCCACCTCGATGTCCAACAGCCTGGAGTGTTCTCCCAACGCTTGTGTCAATCCAGCCCGGCTGGACAAGGAGACTGTTTTTGAATGGTTCGGTCTTCATCTAAACCCTGCCAAGCGAATCGAGTTCATGTGCGGGCTAATGCACATGTGCCAACCCCTGGAGCTTCGCTTTTTAGGATCCTACTTGGAGGATCTCGCTCGCAAAGATTATCATGTTTTACGGGACTTTGAGCTTCGCGCAAATACTCCCCACGAGTTGGGGATTTTAACGGACTTGATCGACCCGGTAGTGAGGTCCAAGCTACTGGTGTGTCTCTCCCTCCTCGGATCTGACAGCAGGGAATGCGCTGGAATACTCTTTCGCATACTGAGCCATGTAGATCCGTCCCTGTTCTGCAAAAAATACGACTACTCCCTTCCTTCATTCAGGGACCCTCAGCACCACTCGTTGCATTCGGATATGAATGCTTGCAAGCAAACTTGCGGCGTCTCGACCACTGAGATCTCCCCTGGACCTTTGGACCAGTTAGCCCTGCTTTTCAGCATGGCCTCTTTACACCCAGCTTTTCATTTTCACCAGCGAGAGACGCTTCGGACGCAGCTTGATAAAATTGAGCTGGCAATCGAAGAGGAAAGACGACGGCTTCATCGAAACGCACCAACAACG GATTTGCCAAGCCAGAAGGTTGACTATCTGCCCTCGTCATCTTTGGGTTTGGGAGAATGTGCAGACTCGCACGCTCCTTGCCAGAGCCGACGCTCTCGACGTAGGGCGATACAAAGAGAAG ctgtGCATATAGAGGCAATTGTGCTCAAGTGTATCTCTCAGACCAAAATAGACAAGGAATACAACTTTGAG GTGAAGTGGTCAGACTCCTCCTCAAGTAAGGTGACCAAAACCCATTTGGAACTGGAAAATTTCCTTTTCAAG CTTCCTAAAGATCAATGCACGGAGTCTTTTGAGAAGAGCCTCCTGAGACTTTTGAGCCAGGGGCACCACTATGAGAGCAGAGAGAACGAGAAAAGCCTCAG GGAAAAGTTCCTTGCTGCTCCTCCAATTTTCAGGCAGACCAGGAAGGTGTGCATGTTCTTCAATTGTGAATCCGCTTACTCTACAAAACCGTCAAGTTGCCGTT GTATAGACTCATACAGTCAGGGGCACAAGAAAAAGCACGGACCCAAGAGTCAAAG TCTGTCTAGTGCCAAAGGCCCTCAGGGAGATAGTCGGAGGGGACCTCATGTCGCCGAGCTCAGTGGTCCTTCAGAAAGGAGGAAGAGAGGCTTCATCCCGAGAAGCATGCCGGAACCTGAACAG GACACAGAGAAGCGAAGCCACGCAGGAGCCAAGACTAAAAGCAGAGTCATGCCCACGGACAG AGGCACGCAAAAGGGATCTTCATATGTGACCAATGGGAATCTGCCACCAACTCATTTGCCTCAGAAGaaag GCTTGGTGGCTGTCGCCGGCTACGGACTGGACACGTTTGGTGAAACGTCATCAGAGAGCTACAGTTCTCCATCAAGTCCTCAGCACAGAGGAGCAGAGACTCTGGATAGTGACGAGGATAACAATAAag ATACCGACAGCCACTCTGATGACTCCTACAAAGTACCAGGCCCCGGCATGTTCTTCACTCATCAAAGTGATCCAAGTGCTGTGGGAAGCGCCATGTCTGTCCACCCTTTGCCCCCTAACATCCACGCACCCCAAATGGACTTGACTGGCCCCGAGAACAGCTTACCGTTTCCCCCCCtttctttcatgcaccctctgCCTGACGTGCTCCCAAACGGCGCCAGTGACCCTCCGCTGACGGGGCCTCCGCTTCCCAGCATTCTCGCGGATGGGAAGCCAACCTCTGGTCCTCTGCTGATGTCGATGCCTACGGTGCTTCCGGTGATGCAGAGCCAAGGAGAACCGGATAAAAGGGACGTAGCGTTTGGTGTTTCATCGATGGGCTTCCAACCTGGTTTGCAGCCTCTGGTCCAGAGGTTCAAAACAGCTTTGCCACATAACCAAGGTGGTCACGACGGCTCGTCAGGAAGCACTTCTACTCCTGTTGCCTCGCAGTCCGCACAGCAAGCCCCGGTGCGACCTGCGGGGGCCGCGGCTTCCGGCCTCGCCCTGTACCCTTCCTCTCTGCCCTGCACGGACCCGGCCACTCTCAGTTCAGGCCTGACGCGGTCGCTCCCTCTCGGAGAGGCTGCGCATGCCAAGCACCCTGGTTTAAGCTTACCATCTGCTCTGCCATCCCCCTACGCCTTGCAACCTGGAGGTGCCCCTGCAGCTATCGGACTTGTAGCATCTCCCGGACACGTGCAAGCAGGCGCGCCTGCGGACGTACCCACGCACACCCCGGGGCCCGCCCCCAGCCCCAGCCCAGCACTTGCTCACAGCACGGCGCTCAGTGACTGTCTATCTTATAGCAACGCCAGTGCTTCCTGTGGAAGTGGCTGTGACAATCCTATCGCGCTTCAGCAAAGTCAGCAGCAACAAGTGCCCCCACAGCCGCCAGCGCCgctgccaccaccaccaccgccgccgccgccgcaacaacaacagcatctGATGGGCTGCGGGACTTGCGGCTGCCACAACAACTGCGGCAGTCGAGGTAGCGGCAACAGCATGAGCGGCTGCCAAGCGCCACTGTTTTTCCCCAACCACCAAATGGCAGCAGCGGTGCGGCAGGTCTTCAGTGTCCCGCCCCCTCTCTTCCAGCTCACGAGCCTGTGCATCAACAGCTACCTCACCCAGGGCCAGCCAACCCATCAGGCCAACGGGGCCGCCACCCTCCCTCCATTCTACCTAAGCGCCCCGCCCCCCGGCCACCATTCGGCCTACGGCCACCTGCACTCGCACCCTCACAGCCATACAGACGTGCCATCGCACATGCTGAGCACGCAGGTGGtagcggcggccgccgccgccagctACAACCTCCAGCAGCAGATGACGCCAGGCGCGTCGTTCCAACGCATTTACCAACATGTCTACCCAAATCCTCTGGGGATGCTTCAGGCTGCTTCACTGGGTGCCGGCGGGCTCAATAAGAAGAACGGGAGCGTGTCGTGTTGTAACTGCGGCGTGAGTGGACACTATGCTCAGGAGTGCAACCAGCCCTCCATCGACTCCACGCAACAAG GTGGCTTCCGGCTAAAGTATGCAGCTTCACACGTTGCGGAGACACTCGATGGCACTGATTGA
- the zcchc2 gene encoding zinc finger CCHC domain-containing protein 2 isoform X1 produces the protein MPKMKLRMKTGEEGGNETTEEDALAPTERQHIPSVVFSPTSMSNSLECSPNACVNPARLDKETVFEWFGLHLNPAKRIEFMCGLMHMCQPLELRFLGSYLEDLARKDYHVLRDFELRANTPHELGILTDLIDPVVRSKLLVCLSLLGSDSRECAGILFRILSHVDPSLFCKKYDYSLPSFRDPQHHSLHSDMNACKQTCGVSTTEISPGPLDQLALLFSMASLHPAFHFHQRETLRTQLDKIELAIEEERRRLHRNAPTTDLPSQKVDYLPSSSLGLGECADSHAPCQSRRSRRRAIQREAVHIEAIVLKCISQTKIDKEYNFEVKWSDSSSSKVTKTHLELENFLFKLPKDQCTESFEKSLLRLLSQGHHYESRENEKSLREKFLAAPPIFRQTRKVCMFFNCESAYSTKPSSCRCNCQLGKNLQGDCSDASSQDEGIDSYSQGHKKKHGPKSQSLSSAKGPQGDSRRGPHVAELSGPSERRKRGFIPRSMPEPEQDTEKRSHAGAKTKSRVMPTDRGTQKGSSYVTNGNLPPTHLPQKKGLVAVAGYGLDTFGETSSESYSSPSSPQHRGAETLDSDEDNNKDTDSHSDDSYKVPGPGMFFTHQSDPSAVGSAMSVHPLPPNIHAPQMDLTGPENSLPFPPLSFMHPLPDVLPNGASDPPLTGPPLPSILADGKPTSGPLLMSMPTVLPVMQSQGEPDKRDVAFGVSSMGFQPGLQPLVQRFKTALPHNQGGHDGSSGSTSTPVASQSAQQAPVRPAGAAASGLALYPSSLPCTDPATLSSGLTRSLPLGEAAHAKHPGLSLPSALPSPYALQPGGAPAAIGLVASPGHVQAGAPADVPTHTPGPAPSPSPALAHSTALSDCLSYSNASASCGSGCDNPIALQQSQQQQVPPQPPAPLPPPPPPPPPQQQQHLMGCGTCGCHNNCGSRGSGNSMSGCQAPLFFPNHQMAAAVRQVFSVPPPLFQLTSLCINSYLTQGQPTHQANGAATLPPFYLSAPPPGHHSAYGHLHSHPHSHTDVPSHMLSTQVVAAAAAASYNLQQQMTPGASFQRIYQHVYPNPLGMLQAASLGAGGLNKKNGSVSCCNCGVSGHYAQECNQPSIDSTQQGGFRLKYAASHVAETLDGTD, from the exons ATGCCGAAGATGAAACTGCGGATGAAAACGGGCGAGGAAGGTGGCAACGAAACGACGGAGGAAGATGCATTGGCTCCGACGGAACGCCAGCATATCCCCAGCGTGGTCTTCTCCCCCACCTCGATGTCCAACAGCCTGGAGTGTTCTCCCAACGCTTGTGTCAATCCAGCCCGGCTGGACAAGGAGACTGTTTTTGAATGGTTCGGTCTTCATCTAAACCCTGCCAAGCGAATCGAGTTCATGTGCGGGCTAATGCACATGTGCCAACCCCTGGAGCTTCGCTTTTTAGGATCCTACTTGGAGGATCTCGCTCGCAAAGATTATCATGTTTTACGGGACTTTGAGCTTCGCGCAAATACTCCCCACGAGTTGGGGATTTTAACGGACTTGATCGACCCGGTAGTGAGGTCCAAGCTACTGGTGTGTCTCTCCCTCCTCGGATCTGACAGCAGGGAATGCGCTGGAATACTCTTTCGCATACTGAGCCATGTAGATCCGTCCCTGTTCTGCAAAAAATACGACTACTCCCTTCCTTCATTCAGGGACCCTCAGCACCACTCGTTGCATTCGGATATGAATGCTTGCAAGCAAACTTGCGGCGTCTCGACCACTGAGATCTCCCCTGGACCTTTGGACCAGTTAGCCCTGCTTTTCAGCATGGCCTCTTTACACCCAGCTTTTCATTTTCACCAGCGAGAGACGCTTCGGACGCAGCTTGATAAAATTGAGCTGGCAATCGAAGAGGAAAGACGACGGCTTCATCGAAACGCACCAACAACG GATTTGCCAAGCCAGAAGGTTGACTATCTGCCCTCGTCATCTTTGGGTTTGGGAGAATGTGCAGACTCGCACGCTCCTTGCCAGAGCCGACGCTCTCGACGTAGGGCGATACAAAGAGAAG ctgtGCATATAGAGGCAATTGTGCTCAAGTGTATCTCTCAGACCAAAATAGACAAGGAATACAACTTTGAG GTGAAGTGGTCAGACTCCTCCTCAAGTAAGGTGACCAAAACCCATTTGGAACTGGAAAATTTCCTTTTCAAG CTTCCTAAAGATCAATGCACGGAGTCTTTTGAGAAGAGCCTCCTGAGACTTTTGAGCCAGGGGCACCACTATGAGAGCAGAGAGAACGAGAAAAGCCTCAG GGAAAAGTTCCTTGCTGCTCCTCCAATTTTCAGGCAGACCAGGAAGGTGTGCATGTTCTTCAATTGTGAATCCGCTTACTCTACAAAACCGTCAAGTTGCCGTT GCAATTGTCAGCTGGGGAAAAACTTACAAGGTGATTGCTCTGACGCCTCTAGTCAGGACGAAG GTATAGACTCATACAGTCAGGGGCACAAGAAAAAGCACGGACCCAAGAGTCAAAG TCTGTCTAGTGCCAAAGGCCCTCAGGGAGATAGTCGGAGGGGACCTCATGTCGCCGAGCTCAGTGGTCCTTCAGAAAGGAGGAAGAGAGGCTTCATCCCGAGAAGCATGCCGGAACCTGAACAG GACACAGAGAAGCGAAGCCACGCAGGAGCCAAGACTAAAAGCAGAGTCATGCCCACGGACAG AGGCACGCAAAAGGGATCTTCATATGTGACCAATGGGAATCTGCCACCAACTCATTTGCCTCAGAAGaaag GCTTGGTGGCTGTCGCCGGCTACGGACTGGACACGTTTGGTGAAACGTCATCAGAGAGCTACAGTTCTCCATCAAGTCCTCAGCACAGAGGAGCAGAGACTCTGGATAGTGACGAGGATAACAATAAag ATACCGACAGCCACTCTGATGACTCCTACAAAGTACCAGGCCCCGGCATGTTCTTCACTCATCAAAGTGATCCAAGTGCTGTGGGAAGCGCCATGTCTGTCCACCCTTTGCCCCCTAACATCCACGCACCCCAAATGGACTTGACTGGCCCCGAGAACAGCTTACCGTTTCCCCCCCtttctttcatgcaccctctgCCTGACGTGCTCCCAAACGGCGCCAGTGACCCTCCGCTGACGGGGCCTCCGCTTCCCAGCATTCTCGCGGATGGGAAGCCAACCTCTGGTCCTCTGCTGATGTCGATGCCTACGGTGCTTCCGGTGATGCAGAGCCAAGGAGAACCGGATAAAAGGGACGTAGCGTTTGGTGTTTCATCGATGGGCTTCCAACCTGGTTTGCAGCCTCTGGTCCAGAGGTTCAAAACAGCTTTGCCACATAACCAAGGTGGTCACGACGGCTCGTCAGGAAGCACTTCTACTCCTGTTGCCTCGCAGTCCGCACAGCAAGCCCCGGTGCGACCTGCGGGGGCCGCGGCTTCCGGCCTCGCCCTGTACCCTTCCTCTCTGCCCTGCACGGACCCGGCCACTCTCAGTTCAGGCCTGACGCGGTCGCTCCCTCTCGGAGAGGCTGCGCATGCCAAGCACCCTGGTTTAAGCTTACCATCTGCTCTGCCATCCCCCTACGCCTTGCAACCTGGAGGTGCCCCTGCAGCTATCGGACTTGTAGCATCTCCCGGACACGTGCAAGCAGGCGCGCCTGCGGACGTACCCACGCACACCCCGGGGCCCGCCCCCAGCCCCAGCCCAGCACTTGCTCACAGCACGGCGCTCAGTGACTGTCTATCTTATAGCAACGCCAGTGCTTCCTGTGGAAGTGGCTGTGACAATCCTATCGCGCTTCAGCAAAGTCAGCAGCAACAAGTGCCCCCACAGCCGCCAGCGCCgctgccaccaccaccaccgccgccgccgccgcaacaacaacagcatctGATGGGCTGCGGGACTTGCGGCTGCCACAACAACTGCGGCAGTCGAGGTAGCGGCAACAGCATGAGCGGCTGCCAAGCGCCACTGTTTTTCCCCAACCACCAAATGGCAGCAGCGGTGCGGCAGGTCTTCAGTGTCCCGCCCCCTCTCTTCCAGCTCACGAGCCTGTGCATCAACAGCTACCTCACCCAGGGCCAGCCAACCCATCAGGCCAACGGGGCCGCCACCCTCCCTCCATTCTACCTAAGCGCCCCGCCCCCCGGCCACCATTCGGCCTACGGCCACCTGCACTCGCACCCTCACAGCCATACAGACGTGCCATCGCACATGCTGAGCACGCAGGTGGtagcggcggccgccgccgccagctACAACCTCCAGCAGCAGATGACGCCAGGCGCGTCGTTCCAACGCATTTACCAACATGTCTACCCAAATCCTCTGGGGATGCTTCAGGCTGCTTCACTGGGTGCCGGCGGGCTCAATAAGAAGAACGGGAGCGTGTCGTGTTGTAACTGCGGCGTGAGTGGACACTATGCTCAGGAGTGCAACCAGCCCTCCATCGACTCCACGCAACAAG GTGGCTTCCGGCTAAAGTATGCAGCTTCACACGTTGCGGAGACACTCGATGGCACTGATTGA